The following proteins are encoded in a genomic region of Ictalurus punctatus breed USDA103 chromosome 15, Coco_2.0, whole genome shotgun sequence:
- the zmp:0000001174 gene encoding retinoic acid-induced protein 2, whose protein sequence is MEHPYKDSVPVDMANPQEVCNSTVGGVDSIGKLESETSPVIPNETWNVSSPTISKRSVSPLLTIQAAPVVAPNTESTGGVALKVATTVLQPICLGESPVVLPILAGTAAAQVGQTGTTPYLMTSQGPLSLPLVLEQQVLQHLNPQLLQQTATCPALSLQNNMLCQNPSVALGPPPSLDPKGGSPVLDASLLTLLQNPNFAAILQDLFPGQGNTSPTCHPATSPQADPFSSAFLPPPPLSHPYSSPLAPLVPPATLLVPYPVVIPLPVPLPIPIPIPVPVSTCKDTKFDSERSKPACTSSKSTQTSTHDFYPTVMMPSKDMAFQQPPLQSSSSLVVTDGEVLDLSVKAPQSQPLHTCSSQEIQAFQQDSVLDLSVSSDRKTCIQSCSVYGPPPPDRERACISGEDVCNGALALGVLRPVDCTPKLDSKLLSGLASLEFSRQHKWVVDSGSSGSVTSSVHNAALGNSGNIEIVSTSQTAKVIVSVKDAMPAIFCGKLKGLSGVSTKNFSIKCDASQGGYAALPRSQGEQRGDPSDALKKIPKNRAIKLKKVSSQEIHILPLKKQRLAAFLPRK, encoded by the coding sequence ATGGAGCACCCGTACAAGGACTCGGTCCCAGTAGACATGGCAAATCCTCAGGAAGTCTGCAACAGCACTGTGGGTGGGGTTGACAGCATTGGCAAACTCGAGAGCGAGACCAGTCCAGTAATCCCCAATGAGACATGGAATGTCAGTTCTCCTACCATCTCCAAGAGGTCTGTCTCTCCTCTGTTGACGATTCAGGCAGCTCCTGTTGTTGCTCCCAATACAGAATCTACTGGAGGGGTTGCTCTTAAGGTTGCAACCACAGTTCTTCAGCCCATCTGCTTGGGCGAGAGTCCAGTTGTGCTACCCATCTTAGCAGGCACAGCAGCTGCTCAAGTTGGGCAGACTGGTACTACGCCATACCTAATGACCAGCCAAGGTCCCCTGTCACTACCACTGGTTTTAGAGCAGCAGGTGCTGCAGCACCTGAACCCACAGCTCCTCCAGCAGACCGCCACTTGCCCAGCGCTCTCGCTACAGAACAACATGCTGTGCCAGAACCCTTCAGTCGCTCTTGGACCTCCCCCATCTCTGGACCCGAAAGGTGGTAGTCCAGTCCTGGATGCAAGTCTGCTTACCCTTCTCCAGAACCCAAATTTTGCTGCCATCTTGCAGGATCTTTTTCCTGGCCAAGGTAATACCTCTCCTACATGTCATCCAGCAACTTCCCCACAGGCAGACCCTTTCTCATCTGCCTTTCTCCCCCCTCCACCACTTTCACACCCATATAGCTCTCCACTTGCCCCATTAGTGCCTCCAGCCACTTTGCTTGTCCCTTATCCAGTTGTCATTCCCCTGCCGGTTCCACTTCCAATCCCAATTCCCATTCCAGTCCCAGTCTCAACTTGTAAGGACACCAAGTTTGACAGTGAACGCTCTAAACCTGCTTGCACTTCAAGTAAGAGCACTCAGACTTCCACTCATGATTTCTACCCCACTGTGATGATGCCAAGCAAGGACATGGCATTCCAACAACCACCTCTTCAGTCGAGTTCTTCCCTAGTGGTGACAGATGGGGAGGTGCTAGACTTGTCCGTCAAGGCCCCTCAGTCTCAACCACTGCATACTTGCAGTTCACAGGAGATCCAGGCTTTTCAGCAAGACAGTGTACTTGATCTATCTGTATCCAGTGATAGGAAGACATGCATCCAGTCATGTAGTGTCTATGGGCCACCACCACCTGACCGAGAGAGAGCCTGTATCTCTGGAGAGGATGTCTGTAATGGAGCGTTGGCTCTGGGGGTCTTACGACCAGTAGATTGTACTCCCAAACTGGACTCCAAACTGCTCAGTGGTTTAGCGTCTCTGGAGTTTAGTCGGCAGCACAAGTGGGTGGTGGACAGTGGCAGCAGTGGTTCAGTCACCAGTTCAGTACACAATGCTGCTCTTGGAAATAGTGGCAACATTGAAATTGTTAGCACTTCACAGACAGCCAAGGTCATTGTATCTGTGAAGGATGCTATGCCTGCAATCTTTTGTGGCAAGCTCAAAGGTCTGTCAGGCGTCTCCACAAAGAATTTCTCTATTAAGTGTGACGCCAGTCAAGGGGGTTATGCTGCCCTGCCTAGATCCCAAGGAGAGCAGCGAGGAGACCCCAGTGACGCACttaaaaaaatccccaaaaacCGAGCGATTAAACTGAAGAAGGTCAGCTCCCAGGAGATCCACATTCTACCTTTAAAGAAGCAGCGTCTGGCTGCCTTTCTGCCCAGGAAATAG